A genome region from Camelina sativa cultivar DH55 chromosome 10, Cs, whole genome shotgun sequence includes the following:
- the LOC104716236 gene encoding shikimate kinase 2, chloroplastic-like isoform X1, producing the protein MEVATIQRFQCSSWIDLRTFEGKPRGSLRYSLRFNEDKRLRVVSLALDKRRDHPLRSLSDNNSSAVLETGSLLHSPSDEEQILKRKAEEVKPYLNGRSIYLVGMMGSGKTTVGKIMARALGYTLFDSDTLIEQAMNGTSVAEIFEHFGESVFREKETEALKKLSLTYHQVVVSTGGGAVIRPINWKYMHKGISIWLDVPLEVLAHRIAAVGTDSRPLLHDDESEDIYTAALNRLSKIWDGRGEAYNNANARVSLENIALKLGYKSVSDLTPTEIAIEAFEQVQSYLDNKDGIARPDGL; encoded by the exons ATGGAAGTAGCTACTATTCAGAGGTTTCAGTGCTCATCATGGATTGATTTGAGGACTTTTGAAGGGAAGCCTCGTGGTTCTCTGAGGTATTCACTGAGATTTAACGAAGATAAAAGGCTTAGAGTTGTTTCTTTAGCTCTTGACAAAAGAAGGGATCATCCACTAAGATCTCTTTCTGATAACAACTCCTCAG cagTGTTGGAAACTGGAAgtcttcttcattctccatCTGATGAAGAACAGATTTTGAAG AGAAAAGCTGAAGAGGTTAAACCATATTTAAATGGACGATCTATTTATCTTGTTG GAATGATGGGTTCCGGGAAGACGACAGTGGGAAAGATTATGGCAAGGGCACTTGGTTATACATTGTTTGATAG TGACACTTTGATCGAGCAGGCGATGAATGGAACTTCTGTAGCTGAGATATTTGAGCATTTCGGTGAGAGTGTTTTCAGAGAAAAAGAG ACTGAGGCACTAAAAAAGCTCTCTTTGACCTATCATCAAGTTGTTGTTTCGACCGGGGGAGGTGCTGTCATAAGACCCATCAATTG GAAGTATATGCATAAAGGTATTAGCATTTGGCTAGATGTTCCTTTAGAAGTCTTAGCGCATAGAATTGCTGCTGTAGGGACTGATTCAAGACCATTGTTACATGATGATGAGTCAGAGGACATATACACAGCG GCTCTAAACCGTCTTTCAAAAATTTGGGATGGACGTGGTGAAGCATACAATAATGCCAACGCGAGAGTTTCCTTGGAGA ATATTGCATTGAAGCTCGGTTATAAAAGCGTCTCAGATCTTACACCAACTGAAATCGCCATTGAG GCCTTTGAGCAAGTTCAGAGCTATTTAGACAACAAAGATGGTATAGCTAGACCGGATGGGCTCTAG
- the LOC104716236 gene encoding shikimate kinase 2, chloroplastic-like isoform X2: MEVATIQRFQCSSWIDLRTFEGKPRGSLRYSLRFNEDKRLRVVSLALDKRRDHPLRSLSDNNSSVLETGSLLHSPSDEEQILKRKAEEVKPYLNGRSIYLVGMMGSGKTTVGKIMARALGYTLFDSDTLIEQAMNGTSVAEIFEHFGESVFREKETEALKKLSLTYHQVVVSTGGGAVIRPINWKYMHKGISIWLDVPLEVLAHRIAAVGTDSRPLLHDDESEDIYTAALNRLSKIWDGRGEAYNNANARVSLENIALKLGYKSVSDLTPTEIAIEAFEQVQSYLDNKDGIARPDGL, translated from the exons ATGGAAGTAGCTACTATTCAGAGGTTTCAGTGCTCATCATGGATTGATTTGAGGACTTTTGAAGGGAAGCCTCGTGGTTCTCTGAGGTATTCACTGAGATTTAACGAAGATAAAAGGCTTAGAGTTGTTTCTTTAGCTCTTGACAAAAGAAGGGATCATCCACTAAGATCTCTTTCTGATAACAACTCCTCAG TGTTGGAAACTGGAAgtcttcttcattctccatCTGATGAAGAACAGATTTTGAAG AGAAAAGCTGAAGAGGTTAAACCATATTTAAATGGACGATCTATTTATCTTGTTG GAATGATGGGTTCCGGGAAGACGACAGTGGGAAAGATTATGGCAAGGGCACTTGGTTATACATTGTTTGATAG TGACACTTTGATCGAGCAGGCGATGAATGGAACTTCTGTAGCTGAGATATTTGAGCATTTCGGTGAGAGTGTTTTCAGAGAAAAAGAG ACTGAGGCACTAAAAAAGCTCTCTTTGACCTATCATCAAGTTGTTGTTTCGACCGGGGGAGGTGCTGTCATAAGACCCATCAATTG GAAGTATATGCATAAAGGTATTAGCATTTGGCTAGATGTTCCTTTAGAAGTCTTAGCGCATAGAATTGCTGCTGTAGGGACTGATTCAAGACCATTGTTACATGATGATGAGTCAGAGGACATATACACAGCG GCTCTAAACCGTCTTTCAAAAATTTGGGATGGACGTGGTGAAGCATACAATAATGCCAACGCGAGAGTTTCCTTGGAGA ATATTGCATTGAAGCTCGGTTATAAAAGCGTCTCAGATCTTACACCAACTGAAATCGCCATTGAG GCCTTTGAGCAAGTTCAGAGCTATTTAGACAACAAAGATGGTATAGCTAGACCGGATGGGCTCTAG